The Alteromonas stellipolaris genome includes a region encoding these proteins:
- a CDS encoding bifunctional diguanylate cyclase/phosphodiesterase produces MQISLRQSLFRTLLGGIFIASLLIVAGVWKSANNLVKQNISQDIAVTEKVLHRLIEDRQAIIKNVSNVLLRSYDFRQAVGTADLPSIQTALESYASRINSNVIALVNLDHTIVASHSALFKPGETLEASTALVAKGYESGFFLINDSLIQLNLYKVEIPTLRYYMIIGVEFDETLLQELKNLVDAEIIITNVTDNMPIASTLSPEQVESVLTSDPTPSWVDVTFKQKNTYISREVSLVSMSELPVRITIAVDVSDAFQAFTDIQLSILVLTLVAVLVALGFSMLLARNVSSSVSNLVEAVNRVAGGEYGATLNEPAKLREISELASAVDSMQESIQHRENHIRYQAQHDVLTGLFNRNYVEGYFDGKMSENVTLQVVAITIIGFRTTNDLYGYSNGDNTLKALATRLLRWPGTSARLAGGEILYITDTALDENQIETLKHILEQPVESNLISIPVKVAMAVVSCPQDATNSEELFRKVNIVTDEAIHSNAWCVHYRPELEAKYVRRLTITTELKRALSSNQSELSMVYQPKIDLSTMKVCSMEALIRWNNETLGFVPPDEFITIAEQAALIEQVTTWVMQQTIADLSYFRQKGYGFTVAMNLSTQDIQNKPLLDKLVSMLTDAALSPDALELEITESDLVADASLAIENLNSLTSRGFHFAIDDFGTGYSSLAYLKNLPVDTIKIDKSFILSLATDDNDKQIVHTVLGLASAFDLKVVAEGVEDEISLNILKEWGCDIAQGFFISRPLAKDALEEWLENSPLGE; encoded by the coding sequence TTGCAAATATCACTTCGACAAAGTCTTTTTAGAACCCTCCTTGGCGGGATTTTTATAGCCTCACTCCTCATTGTTGCAGGGGTTTGGAAGTCAGCTAACAACTTAGTAAAACAAAATATTAGCCAAGATATCGCTGTTACTGAAAAGGTACTGCATAGGCTGATTGAAGATCGCCAAGCCATTATAAAAAATGTATCTAACGTACTACTTCGCTCCTACGACTTTCGCCAAGCCGTGGGAACTGCAGATTTACCTTCTATACAAACTGCTTTAGAAAGTTATGCGTCGCGTATTAATTCCAATGTCATTGCATTAGTGAATTTAGATCACACCATTGTTGCATCTCATAGTGCCTTGTTTAAACCAGGGGAAACCTTAGAGGCGAGCACCGCTTTGGTTGCGAAAGGCTATGAAAGCGGCTTTTTCCTTATTAACGACTCATTAATTCAATTAAACCTCTATAAAGTAGAGATTCCCACATTACGCTATTACATGATTATCGGTGTGGAGTTTGACGAAACATTACTACAAGAATTAAAAAATCTTGTTGATGCTGAAATTATTATCACCAATGTCACTGACAATATGCCCATTGCATCAACACTTTCGCCAGAGCAAGTAGAATCAGTTTTAACAAGTGATCCTACGCCTTCTTGGGTTGATGTTACATTCAAGCAAAAAAACACCTACATTAGCCGTGAAGTTAGCCTAGTGTCGATGTCGGAACTTCCTGTACGCATTACTATTGCCGTTGATGTATCAGATGCCTTTCAGGCGTTTACTGACATCCAATTAAGTATTCTCGTGTTAACCCTAGTTGCGGTTCTGGTGGCGTTGGGGTTCTCAATGCTACTGGCTAGAAATGTGAGTAGTTCTGTTTCTAATCTTGTGGAAGCCGTTAACCGCGTAGCTGGAGGAGAATATGGCGCTACACTAAATGAACCCGCTAAACTTCGAGAAATTAGTGAGCTGGCTTCGGCAGTGGATAGCATGCAAGAGAGCATTCAGCACCGAGAAAATCACATTCGGTATCAAGCGCAACATGATGTGCTAACCGGTTTGTTTAATCGAAATTACGTGGAAGGGTATTTTGATGGAAAAATGTCTGAAAACGTAACCTTGCAGGTTGTTGCTATTACGATTATTGGCTTTAGAACCACTAACGACCTTTATGGGTATTCCAACGGTGACAACACGCTCAAGGCACTCGCTACGCGCTTGCTTCGCTGGCCTGGCACCTCTGCACGTTTAGCGGGGGGAGAAATTCTCTATATTACCGATACGGCGTTAGACGAAAACCAAATAGAAACACTGAAACACATTTTAGAGCAGCCCGTCGAAAGTAACTTAATTTCGATCCCAGTTAAGGTAGCGATGGCCGTGGTGTCTTGTCCTCAGGATGCTACCAACTCAGAAGAGCTATTTCGTAAAGTTAATATTGTTACCGACGAAGCTATTCATTCTAATGCATGGTGTGTTCACTATCGGCCCGAACTTGAGGCTAAGTACGTTAGGCGTTTAACCATTACCACCGAGCTTAAGCGCGCGCTTTCTAGCAATCAAAGTGAGCTTTCTATGGTGTATCAACCAAAAATTGATCTCAGCACGATGAAAGTATGCAGTATGGAAGCGCTAATAAGGTGGAATAACGAAACCCTTGGCTTCGTACCACCAGATGAATTTATTACTATTGCTGAACAGGCAGCTCTAATTGAGCAAGTCACGACTTGGGTTATGCAGCAAACCATTGCTGATTTATCGTACTTCAGGCAGAAAGGCTATGGCTTTACGGTAGCGATGAATTTATCAACCCAAGATATTCAAAATAAGCCGTTACTGGATAAATTGGTTTCTATGCTTACTGATGCGGCACTTTCACCCGATGCGCTAGAGCTAGAAATAACAGAAAGTGATTTGGTAGCCGATGCATCGCTGGCTATTGAAAACTTGAACTCATTGACCAGTAGGGGGTTTCACTTTGCAATCGACGACTTTGGCACTGGCTATTCATCGCTTGCGTATTTGAAAAACCTGCCTGTAGATACCATCAAAATTGATAAAAGCTTTATTTTGTCGTTAGCAACCGATGACAACGATAAGCAAATAGTTCATACCGTGCTGGGATTAGCTTCTGCATTTGATTTGAAAGTGGTGGCTGAAGGGGTAGAAGACGAGATATCGCTAAATATTTTGAAAGAGTGGGGCTGTGATATTGCACAAGGTTTCTTCATTAGCCGACCATTAGCGAAGGATGCGCTAGAAGAGTGGTTAGAAAATTCACCTTTAGGTGAATAG
- the secG gene encoding preprotein translocase subunit SecG — MVYEVLLVAYLIVALLLIGFVLIQQGKGADMGASFGSGGSNTVFGSGGSGNFMTRTTAILAGLFFFISLTLGAMTANRESAEDEWDNLEVPAAVEAPIQAPADMDVPVMDSPAEDAATENDIPMGDASNAEVTEGDVPKANADDSDVPN, encoded by the coding sequence ATGGTTTACGAAGTGCTACTGGTAGCATATTTAATTGTTGCATTGCTGTTGATTGGTTTTGTTCTTATTCAACAGGGTAAAGGTGCAGATATGGGCGCTTCTTTTGGTAGCGGCGGCTCAAATACGGTTTTCGGTTCAGGTGGTTCTGGTAACTTCATGACTCGTACTACAGCCATTCTTGCAGGCTTGTTCTTCTTTATCAGCCTTACATTAGGCGCGATGACAGCAAACCGCGAAAGTGCAGAAGACGAGTGGGATAATTTAGAAGTACCAGCGGCTGTTGAAGCACCAATACAAGCGCCAGCTGATATGGACGTTCCTGTTATGGATTCGCCTGCAGAAGATGCAGCAACGGAGAATGACATTCCAATGGGTGACGCTTCTAATGCTGAAGTCACCGAAGGTGATGTACCTAAGGCTAACGCTGACGATTCAGACGTACCTAACTAA
- the tpiA gene encoding triose-phosphate isomerase has product MNNNKRKPLVAGNWKMNGNRSLVTTFNDAFENNALVNVDVVICPPALYLSAFSTQAFALGGQDVSHLDNGAHTGDLSADMLSELGCTYAIVGHSERRDDHGESNSLVAKKAKKSIASGLTPIICVGESLDIRESGQVESFIGEQLDALVDGLTVEELSKSVLAYEPVWAIGTGKTASPEQAQDVHEFIRGYFAKVDAELAQGLRILYGGSVKADNAKTLFAQQDVDGGLIGGASLKTEDFISICQAAN; this is encoded by the coding sequence GTGAATAACAATAAAAGAAAGCCGCTGGTAGCGGGCAATTGGAAAATGAACGGTAATCGTTCTCTAGTCACTACGTTCAACGATGCATTTGAAAATAATGCACTTGTTAATGTTGACGTAGTTATTTGTCCTCCTGCTTTATATCTTTCAGCCTTTTCTACTCAAGCTTTTGCGCTGGGTGGTCAAGATGTTAGTCATCTTGATAATGGCGCTCACACGGGTGACCTTTCCGCTGACATGCTCAGTGAACTTGGTTGTACGTACGCCATAGTAGGGCACTCAGAGAGAAGAGACGACCACGGCGAAAGCAATAGCTTAGTGGCCAAGAAAGCAAAGAAATCAATTGCAAGTGGATTAACCCCAATTATTTGCGTGGGTGAGTCACTTGATATTAGAGAAAGTGGTCAGGTTGAGTCTTTTATTGGCGAACAACTTGATGCATTAGTCGACGGTTTAACCGTTGAAGAGCTTTCTAAATCGGTACTTGCTTACGAGCCTGTTTGGGCGATAGGTACTGGAAAGACAGCTTCACCTGAACAAGCGCAAGACGTACATGAATTTATTCGTGGATACTTTGCAAAAGTAGACGCAGAGCTTGCTCAAGGGTTACGAATTTTATACGGCGGCAGTGTTAAAGCAGATAACGCTAAAACATTGTTTGCACAACAAGACGTAGATGGTGGCCTCATTGGTGGCGCCAGCTTAAAGACAGAAGATTTTATTTCAATTTGCCAAGCGGCAAACTGA
- the glmM gene encoding phosphoglucosamine mutase: MGQRKYFGTDGIRGKVGESNINPEFVIKLGWAAGKVLAGRGTNKVLIGKDTRISGYMLESSLEAGLSAAGIDSGLLGPMPTPAIAYLTKTFRSEAGIVISASHNPYYDNGIKFFSADGYKLDDDIELAIEDMLDKPMTCVASDKLGKATRINDAAGRYIEFCKGSFPSDLSLTGLKIVVDCAHGATYHIAPNVLRELGATVVEIGTAPNGLNINEGVGATSMDAIVEKVKETNAHLGFALDGDGDRIMMVDHLGNVIDGDQIVYMIARDALKNGRMQGGVVGTLMSNLGLEIAFSKLGVPFARSKVGDRYVMEMLQQKGWAIGGENSGHILNLATSSTGDGIIAGLQVIAAMLRSDLDLHDLSNGFDMYPQCLVNVRYQDASQDYLAHADVQGAKQEAEAALGKKGRVLLRKSGTEPLIRVMVESDNEGHSSKWAEHIAETVRKVAN; encoded by the coding sequence ATGGGGCAGCGTAAATATTTCGGCACTGATGGCATACGCGGTAAAGTGGGCGAAAGTAATATTAATCCCGAATTTGTCATTAAGCTTGGTTGGGCAGCAGGGAAAGTGCTTGCCGGACGAGGCACTAATAAAGTACTTATTGGCAAAGACACCCGTATATCTGGCTACATGCTAGAGTCTTCTTTAGAGGCAGGCTTATCTGCTGCAGGTATTGATAGTGGCTTGCTTGGTCCTATGCCTACACCGGCTATTGCTTACCTAACGAAAACATTTCGTTCAGAAGCTGGTATTGTCATTAGTGCTTCTCATAATCCTTATTACGATAATGGGATTAAGTTTTTCTCAGCGGATGGTTATAAGCTAGACGATGATATTGAACTGGCTATAGAAGACATGCTTGATAAGCCAATGACATGCGTTGCTTCTGACAAGTTAGGAAAGGCGACCAGAATTAACGATGCTGCTGGCCGCTATATTGAATTTTGTAAAGGTAGTTTCCCGTCTGACTTATCTCTTACCGGTTTAAAAATAGTAGTAGATTGCGCACACGGCGCTACTTATCATATAGCGCCGAATGTATTGCGCGAGCTTGGTGCTACGGTAGTTGAAATTGGTACCGCGCCAAATGGTTTAAATATTAATGAAGGCGTTGGCGCCACTTCGATGGACGCAATCGTTGAGAAAGTAAAAGAAACCAACGCACATCTTGGATTTGCTTTAGATGGTGACGGCGACCGTATCATGATGGTTGACCATTTAGGCAATGTGATAGATGGCGACCAAATTGTATATATGATTGCTCGCGATGCACTTAAAAATGGTCGTATGCAAGGCGGTGTTGTAGGCACATTAATGAGCAACCTTGGTTTAGAGATCGCCTTTAGCAAGCTAGGCGTTCCTTTTGCACGAAGCAAAGTAGGGGACCGCTATGTCATGGAAATGCTCCAGCAAAAAGGCTGGGCAATTGGTGGTGAGAACTCGGGTCACATTCTGAATTTGGCCACCTCTTCTACCGGCGACGGCATTATTGCTGGCTTACAAGTTATCGCTGCAATGTTACGCTCAGACTTAGATTTACACGATTTAAGTAATGGCTTTGATATGTATCCTCAGTGTTTAGTCAACGTGCGTTATCAAGATGCTAGTCAAGATTATCTAGCCCACGCTGATGTGCAAGGCGCTAAACAAGAAGCAGAGGCTGCATTAGGTAAGAAAGGCCGCGTTTTATTACGTAAAAGCGGAACCGAACCTCTTATTCGCGTTATGGTAGAGTCTGATAATGAAGGGCATTCTTCCAAGTGGGCAGAGCATATTGCTGAAACTGTTCGTAAAGTCGCCAATTAG
- the folP gene encoding dihydropteroate synthase, translating into MQFSSHKLDLSRPQVMGILNVTPDSFSDGGKHTLLENAVKHAEQMLSQGATLIDVGGESTRPGAAAVSLDEELDRVIPVIEALRANTDCIISVDTSKAEVMNQAVQAGAGLINDVRALQEPGALTAAANANVPVCLMHMQGQPKDMQQQPHYKDVVADVKQFLLARASKCIEAGIKKEQILFDPGYGFGKTLEHNYALVKHLPSIMALGYPVLVGMSRKSMIGNLLNRNVDERLAGSITLATIAAQQGAHIIRVHDVQETADAVNIVNMLTTIE; encoded by the coding sequence ATGCAGTTCTCCTCCCACAAATTAGACTTATCCCGACCGCAAGTTATGGGCATCTTAAATGTAACACCCGACTCATTTTCTGACGGCGGTAAACATACGCTTCTTGAAAATGCGGTAAAACATGCTGAACAGATGCTATCTCAAGGTGCCACGTTAATTGATGTAGGCGGTGAGTCAACTCGACCAGGCGCAGCAGCAGTTTCACTTGATGAAGAACTAGACCGCGTTATTCCGGTAATTGAAGCTTTACGTGCCAATACCGATTGCATTATTTCAGTAGATACCAGTAAAGCTGAGGTAATGAACCAGGCTGTGCAAGCTGGGGCAGGGCTAATTAATGATGTAAGAGCCTTGCAAGAACCTGGTGCGCTAACGGCAGCGGCAAATGCGAATGTGCCTGTGTGTTTAATGCACATGCAAGGGCAGCCTAAAGATATGCAACAGCAGCCCCATTACAAAGATGTTGTGGCTGACGTTAAACAATTTTTATTAGCAAGAGCATCTAAGTGCATAGAGGCTGGTATTAAAAAAGAGCAAATTTTGTTCGACCCTGGTTACGGTTTTGGTAAAACCCTTGAACATAACTATGCACTGGTTAAACACCTCCCAAGCATAATGGCGCTGGGCTATCCGGTGCTAGTGGGTATGTCTCGTAAATCAATGATTGGCAATTTGTTAAATAGAAATGTGGATGAACGCTTGGCGGGAAGTATTACCCTCGCTACAATTGCAGCACAGCAAGGTGCGCATATTATCCGCGTTCACGATGTACAGGAAACGGCGGACGCAGTTAACATTGTTAATATGCTAACAACAATAGAATAA
- the ftsH gene encoding ATP-dependent zinc metalloprotease FtsH — MSDMAKNLILWLVIAVVLMSVFQSFSPSESSKTQTDYTTFLREAEQGNIREVRINNSGEIRGTRRSGETFQTYVPYFDDKLVSDLVKNDVRVYGEPPEEQSFLTSIFISWFPMLLLIGVWIFFMRQMQGGGGRGAMSFGKSKARLLGEDQIKTTFADVAGCDEAKEDVSELVDFLRDPSKFQKLGGKIPKGVLMVGPPGTGKTLLAKAIAGEAKVPFFTISGSDFVEMFVGVGASRVRDMFEQAKKAAPCIIFIDEIDAVGRQRGAGLGGGHDEREQTLNQMLVEMDGFEGHEGIIVIAATNRPDVLDPALLRPGRFDRQVVVGLPDIRGREQILKVHMRKVPVADNVEASVIARGTPGFSGADLANLVNEAALFAARGNKRLVAMEEFEKAKDKIMMGSERKSMVMTEEEKTNTAYHEAGHAIVGRLVPEHDPVYKVSIIPRGRALGVTMYLPEQDKYSHSKQHLESMISSLYGGRIAEEMTLGEAGVTTGASNDIERASDIARKMVTQWGLSSKMGPLLYAEEEGEVFLGRSSSSSIRMSNQTALAIDEEVKDIINRNYARAEKILKDNADILEAMKDALMKYETIDAKQVDDLMERREVRPPADWDDRRPSDGDKPSGGKPTREGEITNDGVDKPSVGKPGDLPS; from the coding sequence TTGAGCGATATGGCAAAAAATTTAATCTTATGGTTGGTTATCGCCGTTGTGTTGATGTCTGTATTTCAGAGCTTTTCACCTAGTGAATCTTCGAAAACACAGACCGATTACACAACTTTTTTAAGAGAAGCTGAGCAGGGTAATATCCGTGAAGTTCGCATTAATAATAGCGGCGAAATTCGTGGTACCCGACGTTCAGGCGAAACATTCCAAACGTACGTACCGTATTTTGACGACAAGTTAGTTTCTGACTTGGTTAAAAACGATGTACGCGTTTACGGTGAGCCGCCAGAAGAACAATCATTTCTCACATCTATTTTCATTTCTTGGTTCCCAATGCTTCTGCTCATTGGTGTATGGATATTCTTCATGCGTCAAATGCAAGGTGGCGGTGGTCGCGGCGCAATGTCTTTCGGCAAAAGCAAAGCTCGCCTGTTAGGTGAAGACCAAATCAAAACCACATTTGCTGATGTTGCAGGTTGTGACGAAGCAAAAGAAGATGTGTCTGAATTGGTAGACTTCTTACGTGACCCATCTAAGTTCCAAAAATTAGGCGGTAAAATTCCTAAAGGCGTACTGATGGTAGGTCCTCCTGGAACGGGTAAAACGTTGCTTGCTAAAGCGATTGCTGGTGAAGCAAAAGTACCTTTCTTTACCATTTCAGGTTCAGACTTCGTAGAAATGTTTGTTGGTGTTGGTGCCTCGCGTGTTCGTGACATGTTCGAACAAGCGAAAAAAGCCGCTCCCTGTATCATTTTCATCGATGAAATTGATGCGGTAGGTCGTCAACGTGGCGCAGGTTTAGGTGGTGGTCACGATGAACGTGAACAAACACTTAACCAGATGCTTGTTGAAATGGATGGATTTGAAGGTCATGAAGGCATTATTGTTATTGCCGCGACTAACCGTCCAGACGTATTAGACCCTGCATTGTTACGCCCAGGTCGTTTTGACCGTCAAGTGGTTGTTGGTTTACCTGACATCCGTGGTCGTGAACAGATTCTTAAAGTGCATATGCGCAAAGTGCCTGTGGCCGATAACGTTGAAGCAAGTGTTATTGCCCGTGGAACACCAGGTTTCTCCGGTGCCGACTTAGCTAACTTAGTCAACGAAGCTGCTTTATTCGCTGCACGTGGTAATAAACGTTTAGTAGCGATGGAAGAATTCGAGAAAGCGAAAGACAAAATCATGATGGGCTCTGAGCGTAAGTCTATGGTGATGACTGAGGAAGAAAAGACCAACACGGCTTACCACGAAGCAGGACATGCAATAGTTGGTCGCTTGGTTCCAGAACATGATCCTGTTTACAAGGTTTCTATTATTCCTCGTGGTCGTGCCCTGGGTGTAACTATGTATCTTCCAGAACAAGACAAGTACAGCCACAGTAAACAGCATTTAGAAAGTATGATTTCTAGTTTGTATGGTGGACGTATTGCTGAAGAAATGACCTTAGGCGAAGCAGGCGTAACTACTGGCGCTTCAAACGATATTGAGCGTGCATCCGATATTGCGCGAAAAATGGTGACGCAATGGGGCTTGTCGAGCAAGATGGGACCATTGCTATACGCAGAGGAAGAAGGCGAGGTGTTCTTAGGTCGTTCTTCATCTAGCTCAATCAGAATGTCAAACCAAACTGCTTTAGCAATCGATGAAGAAGTTAAAGACATCATCAATCGCAACTACGCTCGAGCTGAAAAGATCTTAAAAGATAACGCGGATATCCTGGAAGCCATGAAAGATGCGTTAATGAAGTACGAGACTATCGACGCGAAGCAAGTTGATGATTTGATGGAACGTCGCGAAGTTCGTCCTCCTGCAGATTGGGATGATCGTCGTCCTTCTGATGGCGACAAGCCAAGTGGCGGTAAGCCTACTCGCGAAGGAGAAATTACTAACGATGGTGTTGATAAGCCGTCTGTTGGTAAACCAGGTGACTTACCAAGCTAA
- the rlmE gene encoding 23S rRNA (uridine(2552)-2'-O)-methyltransferase RlmE: MTKKKHSASSKRWLTEHFNDHYVQKAQKQGKRSRAFFKLEEIQQKDKLISTGNTVVDLGAAPGGWSQLASELVGDNGQVIACDILPMDSIVGVDFLQGDFRDEAVLNALLNRIGGNTVDIVLSDMAPNLSGNASVDQAGSMYLCELALDMCHQVLKPGGSFVIKVFQGEGFDAYLRALRDAFTTIKTRKPDSSRSRSREVYLVALGYKV, from the coding sequence ATGACAAAAAAGAAGCACTCTGCCAGTAGTAAACGCTGGTTAACAGAACATTTTAACGACCATTATGTGCAAAAAGCACAGAAGCAGGGTAAGCGATCGCGCGCCTTCTTCAAATTGGAAGAAATTCAGCAAAAAGACAAACTTATCAGCACAGGCAACACAGTAGTTGACCTTGGTGCTGCGCCAGGAGGCTGGTCTCAACTCGCTTCTGAACTGGTAGGAGACAATGGGCAAGTTATCGCATGCGATATTTTACCGATGGATTCTATTGTTGGTGTTGATTTTTTGCAGGGTGACTTCAGAGATGAAGCTGTTTTGAATGCGTTATTGAACAGAATTGGTGGGAACACCGTAGATATAGTGTTGTCTGATATGGCACCGAACCTGTCTGGAAATGCATCAGTAGACCAAGCTGGCTCGATGTACTTGTGTGAACTGGCGCTAGATATGTGTCATCAAGTACTCAAACCAGGTGGCAGTTTTGTTATCAAAGTCTTCCAAGGGGAAGGTTTTGATGCATACCTGCGTGCATTACGTGACGCGTTCACAACCATAAAAACACGTAAGCCAGACTCATCGCGTTCACGGTCTCGTGAAGTGTATTTGGTGGCTCTTGGGTACAAAGTGTAG
- the yhbY gene encoding ribosome assembly RNA-binding protein YhbY: MKLSNKQKQFLKGLAHPLKPIVQLGSNGLTEGVVAEIDNALNFHELIKVKVPTDDREEKSLIMDAIVRETKSEKLQVIGHTLILYRPSEERKIQLPK, translated from the coding sequence ATGAAACTTTCAAATAAACAGAAACAATTTTTAAAAGGCCTAGCGCACCCGTTAAAGCCTATCGTACAGCTAGGTTCAAACGGCCTTACTGAAGGTGTTGTTGCGGAAATCGACAATGCATTAAATTTCCATGAACTGATTAAAGTTAAAGTTCCAACTGATGATCGTGAAGAAAAATCGCTCATTATGGATGCGATTGTTCGCGAAACTAAATCAGAAAAGCTACAAGTAATTGGACATACGCTAATTCTTTACCGTCCGAGTGAAGAGCGTAAAATTCAGTTGCCAAAGTAA
- a CDS encoding 3-hydroxyacyl-CoA dehydrogenase produces the protein MTETNTNPDSLHTTYLKQKPLKNRTAIVTGGCSGLGHATAIALRAAGANVCLLDLNEEMGKQRVEELDAEHTLFVKVDVRSEDDITHAIDKCIARFSTLSLCVNCAGIAPAKRLLDRDGNPAPLGDFQNTIDINLVGSFNVARLVAAAMAKQVPLNEEGERGVIINTASVAGYEGQIGQTAYAASKGGIVALTLPMARDLAPLGIRVNTIAPGVMGTPMLLSMPEKVQDALSANVQFPKRLGLPEEFGKLVLHIAENNYLNGETIRLDGGLRMPPK, from the coding sequence ATGACAGAAACAAATACTAACCCCGACTCACTTCATACTACTTATTTAAAACAAAAGCCGCTTAAAAACCGCACCGCAATAGTTACTGGTGGATGCTCTGGTCTTGGTCATGCTACTGCCATTGCACTTCGTGCAGCTGGTGCCAATGTATGTTTACTCGATCTTAATGAAGAAATGGGTAAACAACGGGTTGAAGAACTCGATGCTGAACATACGCTGTTTGTTAAGGTTGATGTAAGAAGCGAAGATGACATTACCCATGCTATCGATAAATGCATTGCTCGCTTTTCCACGCTTTCTCTGTGCGTAAACTGCGCCGGCATTGCCCCAGCAAAACGTTTATTGGACCGAGATGGTAATCCAGCCCCCTTAGGTGACTTTCAAAACACAATTGATATTAACTTAGTGGGAAGTTTCAATGTGGCGCGCCTTGTAGCTGCAGCCATGGCGAAGCAAGTACCATTGAATGAGGAAGGCGAACGTGGTGTTATTATTAATACTGCCTCTGTGGCTGGATATGAAGGGCAGATTGGTCAAACCGCTTATGCAGCAAGCAAAGGCGGCATTGTTGCGCTTACTCTGCCCATGGCAAGAGACCTTGCACCGCTAGGCATTCGGGTTAACACTATTGCTCCTGGGGTTATGGGAACACCTATGCTGCTTTCTATGCCAGAAAAAGTACAAGACGCCCTTTCTGCTAACGTTCAGTTTCCAAAACGCTTAGGCTTACCGGAAGAGTTCGGCAAATTGGTGCTGCATATTGCCGAAAATAATTATTTAAATGGCGAGACCATTCGTTTAGATGGCGGCTTGAGAATGCCGCCAAAATAA